The following DNA comes from Populus trichocarpa isolate Nisqually-1 chromosome 19, P.trichocarpa_v4.1, whole genome shotgun sequence.
TTTctcaaaaactatatattataatttctttaattcaatttattgcTTACACCTATATAGCAATTATTAATGAACGTAGTGTATAAATATTCTAGAGAAATCTAGTTGAAAATTACAAGGACGTTGTAGCCTTAGTAGATCACGAGATTCTTACTCGCCCTATCACCGCAAATTCATTAGTTAATACTATAATACGCAACACATGAACACAAGTACTAGAGTTCTTGCAATTACTCTTGTATGATCATTTTTGTCCCATATATATCATATGCTGTGTCAAAAAGCTTAAAGCAACAACATATATGATTCCCATTATCGGGGGGAAAAAAAGTACATAGGATTCCAACAATAATAGCTAGACGAACCCATCTTAGAGCACTATAAATTATGCATCACTTTGAGGATATATGTTGTTACTTGTAATGTGTTGCAACCCTTAGACTAAATAAATAAGGTAAAGTTTGTGAAAGAGTTTGAACATGGTAAACACGAAATCTGACAAATATAGTCATGATTTCAGGTTAGATCATTAAATTAGTTTCATATTTGATCAAGAAGTTTTATAGGCccattctataaaaaaaattagcttgttCTAACTAGCCAAGGTCCAAAACTTTGTTTATAGACTAGATAAATAAGGTAAAGCTAGTGAAAAAGTTAGAAAACATCAAACATATAGTCTGATAAAAGCATTCATAACTTTAAGTTTGATTGTTGAATCagtttcaaatttgatcaaGAATTTCTACAAGCTCATCAAATTTGATCaataactttaaatttgatcgttgaattagttttttttttatatatattttttgttagatttatttttaccttcgcaaaaacaattaattgtcCTCTCCCCTCAAGTTATTAATTACAAAttgataaatcaatattttatcagtatatctttacaaaaaaaaaaaccaaaataagcaTACggatataatttttctaaattctCAGGTGTGTTGGGCTGGCACGTGCCATCACTAAACAAGCCCCAGTGGAGGAATGTTGGGTCTGGCCAAAGTCAGACCCAAGAGATGATTGGATCTTGCTAACACCAGACCAAAACCTTGCTGGATACGATTGGATTTGGCAATGCGCCAAACTCATGTGTGTTATGTCTGACGCTAGCTAGGCCCAACCATGATTGTGCTTGACAGCGTGCCAGGCCTAGGCGCTGGCTAGACCCAAGAGATGATTGAGTCTAAACACCATcaatatagatttttatataaaatcttaaaagatgttagagaataatataaattatatattaggaCCTCAtgacctaacagtttaagctattgagttgagatggttctttgacatggtatcagagtcttgataatcaagcggtcacgagttcgaatatcacaattcctatttatttgataaaaattaagtataaggtAGTGTGGGTTTATGCAAATGAATTATTTCTCAACAAATAGGCTTAATGAAACAAGTCTATACTCTACTAACACCATTAGGTGTAAGTTTATCATGACTCgccatgtttttatcttttagctAGATAAAATAAGTGGAATACAATTCATAATATCACAAAGATAAAATTACACTCTAGCCTCTCCTCTCCACAAAAGGATAAAACTTATGAGTTGTAAATACACCATGAGTCCTTCAAGATAAATATTCACAATTTTTATTCTCTACTGCATATATCTTTttagagcatctctctctagaatattattgtatttttttctctaaaaagatacttatttaaacATTAGAGAGTCCCCGTATTAGTCACAGACTATCTTGATCTATTAAACACCAAGTACAAGCTATCAACTACCTTGACTACgaaaaatgaatgaaattgtTAGGACCGATAAATTAATCGATTATCCAACTTAGGAGCCTTATTTCTAAACTACTTGAATTTTTAGGACTTCATTACAAACATTTCAGAAAATATTAGagttttctttacatttttctctatattttagGGTTATAACCTCAAAGTTTAAAAGACAATAGTTTCTATCCATGCTATTCATATGCTATACATTATGTGAACATGCCTTCAAATCATAATAAACTCTAGGTTGAGAAGAAACATGAGGAGTTTCAGAGAGTTGGTTTTGTCAGTCACtttaatattactattattagcCACAACAAGGCCgagtcctctttttttttcgtgGATTCATCGGTAGATAACGGAAACAACAATAGTTTGGTTACACTTGCTAGGGCAAATTAATTACAGGCCTTATGGCATTAATTTTCCAAAGGGTGCCTCTAGCGGATTCACCAATGGTCGAACATATGTTGATGCCTCAGGTAGAATTATTTTCATGATATGTGAAAAGCATAATCAATCTGAAAAATTGATGCCTCAGGTAGAACATATGGATTAACTTTGTAAATCTAAGacgatgaattttttttttaaaagaaaaattgaaatttcataataataataataaaaaaaaccgaacctaAAAACTTTTATACGAGGACTCAGTATAAACAATCAAACCAAAAAGGCAAAGTATCCAAAATAGAGGTTTTTTTGCCAGGCATTATCATTATGGTAGCAATTAGAACATACTCATGCAGAACGGTTCTTTGATTTCTGAATGTAAAATAAACCACTAATCTCTCATAGATCAGTAAcgtaataaaaattatgaagatgGCATGGAAAATTGAACAAGGATTCTGTTAATTGGACTCAATATCAAGATTGGCAAGTTGTTCTATGTTCATAGGATAGACCATGCTCAAATCCCCATTGAAGGCCTTTCTCCCCATCAAAACATTCACAGCTTCTGTTGGGTGGAATGCATCCCAAAACACATACTGTTCTCTGTTAGGACAGGGTGTTTGGAACGGAAGACATGTAATTTGACCTCTATTTCGCCCGATGCCACAGCATCCACGGTTTATAACGCTAAATCctacataaaaaatagttgaaacaaACATTAGCaaggatttaaaaatactttcaagAACCAATATTTACACCAAAAATTAGAATCATGGCGCACTTACCATAGGCTGGGGAGTTAGTGAGGATCTCTCGAAACATACGAGCGACATCAATAAAAATGGATTTTGCACCTGGCAACTGATTGGCATTGAAGTTACTGAGCATAGCCTTCACATTTTCATTGAAAGGTTGAACTAGCTGGTTAACTGAATCTGAGCAGATTCCTGCAGGGCTCTGGGCCAAGATACTTGGGATACACCCCATGACTCCTAATCCCGCAATAACAAATTTCCGTGCTCCAAGATTGTAAAGTGAAGTGAGTTGCCTACTATATTCTTGAGTCAAGAGATCTGCATATTGTCTGCCATTATATTGATTCCGAGTTGGATAGTTAGGCATGAGATAGTTATTAAGGTAGTCATTACTGCCCATCCCCACAAAAAAGATGCTCCGTCCAACTTGCCTGGCCACATCGTCTGCTCCAAGATTATTTGTAATCTGATCAAGTGTATTTTGGAAGTTCCTTATCTGTTGGTCAAATGGTATGCGACCTACCTGATCAAAAAAACCATACATACAACATCAGATGATGTTTCATTAGTGCAGCCATGCACGTTTAATTTGATCATGTGTGTAGGCCAACCATATCTATGCTGCATTATATTCAATTCCTGTGAATTCAAAATGGTCATTTATTGTCACTCTAAATAGCGTGATTCGTCAACAGTGAGGAATTAAgttgcattaaatgcaccttcTGCAGATGCACATGAAGGTGAATTGCATAATAACTAGATCAACGGAGCAAGTATAATGAACCGTGTCTACAAAATCTATGTATTCAAGGAgcataaaattgttataaaatgGAAGCAAAATTTAACTCTTAAggctttaatttcattaatctGCATGATGATGCATAATTCTACTTAAGTCTACATGTATGAGTGGATATGCTTACAAAATTTCTGCCTGTGATATCAAGGATTCCTGCCGCTGCAGAGGCATAGTTGACTCCATTAAGCACTTGATCTCCTGATGCCTCAGAGTATGCAGGAATCAGAGGAAGTCCTAGTTGTTCAGCTGCCAAAGAAAatggaaggaaaaataaaatgataatcataaactggagGGATTCCAATTGCTGGCCAAATTCCACGTATGTGTGTGCATATATAGCCAACtttccatttcatttttcaatagaATTTCGTTTTCCTAGAAGATGTATGTAATCGCATTACTTAACACAGGCATCGTTGCTAATTTTGAGATTTGGTTGCTATCTGGAAAGGCTTCTCCTTTCAAGAAACCAAcagaaaatgatataaaagaGGAGCAAAAGGTGACCATAAGAAGATGAAACAGAATTCAAGTCTAGAAAGACTATTTCCTCAAACTTGCTAAACATCGTTCTCCTGTCTCCACATATCGCAAGTCCTAAAAAACGAAATTgttgcaagaaaagaaagaaaatactcCTTTAATTAAACAAAGATGCCTCTTCTGAAGTCTGAATCTTTTCTGATTATCAAGGAAGATAAAAGGGAACCGATATGACCATGACAAAAAGTGTATTTTATGTCTTCATGGCATTCTGGACTCAAGTACTACATGCAAGCTTAGCATATAAGCAAAGACAACCAAAGAAGAGGGCAGTGGAGATTTACCAATTTCGTCAACCATGGTGTAACCATTGGAGAAACGGCCAGTAGGACCACCGTTGAAGTCAATACCATAAGGGAAATAGTTGGCCTTGGCAAAAGAAGGAAGGTTATTGTTATTGCCATTGTCAATGAGCGAGTCTCCAAATATAAACATAGCAGGCACCATCTCCCTTCTCCTTCCCACTCCTGGCCCAAATGGATCCACATTTTGGCCTAAACCTGCACCAAACACCAAGAAAATCACCAGCATGCAAGGCAGCTTGAAGGTAGCCATcttgagagagggagagggagggagggagaggaagTAAGACTGTAAAATATGATTTCGAAGTGTTGTAATGTAAGAGTTGAGGATTTTTATGACTGTGAAAAGGCGAAGGAGCTTTAATAGAGAGGATGTATGGTGGGTAGTTGAGATCTAGTAAATGTAGTCATCTGTTTTCTCCATTGCAGTAATTGCCCTACGATATGTGCAGGGCACCCAAATACATGCAGGCATATTTTCAGTCTTTCCACATCttgatccatatatatatatatatataagtttttttcaaaattgatttaataatatgacAGTATAGGAATAGaataacatgaagaaaaaattctattaaaatattctaaacacAAATCTAAgcacataaattattataaacaataaatcaacataaaaatagattttaactgttttaaatttataaattcaaattgacATATATCTTTATTATGGTGATGGAATGGTTCAATTTTGGtcctttctttattgtttttatatttgtttttatgattttcaattttttatttttaatcaaatcccatagtaaaaaaataatatataaaaaaattagttgttaGGATTTATTGGTGATAACATGACTTGggatataaaaaacatttatgaggagaaagttgagaaaaaaaatcattaacaaatcatttgaaattcttgaaattaaatttaattttcagaattaaatcaatttatatgtttgaaatttttttgaggatattgatttgaattctaaatagaattcaattgctaaaaaatgatgatgagaGCATATTAATTTCCTttgaaattaacattaaaagcaacattataaaaatatcctaATTTTTTACAAAGTCCCCCactatctctttctttctctttttccaaCCCCCTTGAAATTTGCATGGGCTAGACTTGCAGATGATTAGTACTTTTAAATGTGAAACTTATAGAAGAACAAATTTGGAAGGGTGGATCTGTTACTTtagtttttaattcattttctaaAGCACTGAGAGaagattctagtttttttaattcatgattcCATGACCTGTGTTTGCTCATACTCCAACctgaaaagaaattttttatttattgaaagcttaattaaaaaactcgaaaaattagttaagatacatacaaaatacaaaatagtccgaatatttatattaataataataaaaaagatttacatataaccatttatatttatatgaagaCAAGTGATTAACAGATATAATAAACTAGGGAAAGGTTCCATTTGAATTCAATCTAAACTACACCaagataaaatgatttaacaaaCTGTTAGtgttgaatttaatattttatttcaaatataaaaattataataaattattaattaaattcaaataacatatatatataatataatataatttaatttaattttacttataatttggttaaaactgGCTGTAAATTTCTCATCTTAGTCGCTTGTCCTATGAGggaaaaaaagtacaaaaaattatttccatctCCATAAAATaagcatgatgttttttttttttttttttttttttattttaactaacaCTTGCCACTATCGGTCTGTGTTCATCAATCCGAGCACAACCTGAGAGTGTAGCACTAATTCTTAAAAGGCTAGAGCCCATTAGTGAAGTGATTCGGATAGCTAGGCTCATTGGAAAAAGGAGAAAACTACACCCATCTTTATTTAATCAGCTATCACTTTActagttattatttatttgattggtttttaaaatattttttatttaaaaatatattaaaataatattttttattttatttaaaattatttttgacatcaatacattaaaataatttgaaaacattaaaaaatattaatttaaaataacaaaaaaaataaaaaaatttaattttttttaaaatatttttaaaacataaaaacaaataaaattttattaataatgatgAATGCATGGTTGAAAACGAAAGGGAAATTCTAGATATGCCGTTTACTACTGCTAtctttgacttaaaaaaaaaaaagtaagaataaTTTCTCATATATTGTGGATTATTTGTATATAATTAGTTATAGGGTAAACTTCCATAGATTGAGGcacatttcatatatatttcggtccaatctaaaaattaaacaaagtaaTCGTCAACCATACAATTAGGAaagattcataaaaattaacCGAGGAGGTACACATTAAAGAAGCCTTTCAAACTTCATGATACACATATCATGCGAATTTCATAACTTGAAGCTTCTGGAATAAATGCGTCCCTGTCCATGGAGGTGATAATTTCGAtgccaagaacaaaaatattggaACAGATCTCTTgcatgaagaagaaagaaatattatgatggtctagtggtaagagtttaagattaaaatatttattttttttgtggtttcaggttcgagccttgtgatttttaatataatggtcattagaggcttacatggtcgttaacatcagggctcgtgagattagtcgagatgcgcgcaagctgattcggacatccatgttaataaaaaatatatatatatatatatatatatacacacacacactacaaTGATACCTATATGCATGACTCATCCATTCTCATTGATGTAGCTAGCAATTTCATGGTCCCCGTTTGCTTAATACATGCTTGTTTCATACACCCGTCATTATTATGGAATATGTTGCagaatagaaaatattaattatacttttgctatataaatttatcatgcGTAgtatactatatattaaaacatgcatgctataataatataaatagtaGAATTGGCTATCTGATTAAGTCAGTCTCTTAATTAATCatggatattattttattttggtatcagagctgatcTATCTAAACAGATTTAcgtctttccttccttccttccttcatcttcttctccaagCCGCAGAACTGTCTTCTCATAGGaaatatataggaaatattagtCATTAAGCTCCAAGTTTCCAAATTTAAGCTCCAAGTTTCCAAATTCAGGCCATGTAAGGGTTGCTTTCCAGCTCAAATGGATGCTCTAATCTGAAAACAGAACGATCGCTCTCTGCAGGATTTTAGTTGAAACCAACCAAACCAATAATCTACTAAATGCTTAACTAGTAAGATGGTGTAAGCTTTGCACTTGATGTGCATTAATTATAccgatatatatatacacgtttGGTATTTGATAATCCTTAACAAATACCTTTTGGGCAAAAACCCTATGATTAGTTCTATGATCCACCAGTTTTGCTTAATGATTCTGCAGTAGTAAGCTACCAGGAACCTAATTCCTGATTTCACAACTTGATggctgaaaaaaaatatattttttctttaataaagcCAGGGTtataaactaaagaaaaagCTCAAGGGGAAATCTTTGACGTGAATTATGTCTCCTTTAATGACACCTGCTATATATATTCTGCAGATACAAGAAAAAGAGGATCACTTTGTCAAAGTCAATTTAATTCTTCTCAAAAACAAAAGGTCAATTTGTAACTGATGGGGACCTTGGAATTCCATACATACAAGATTTCTTGGGGCTgggaataattaaattaaagaattccTTCCCACTATGATCACTCGACGAAGGTTTATTACACAACGAAAGTCGACTCCTTCAAAACTTCTGGTTGAGATTTGGTAAGGTAATTATAATATGTATACTGAGCGATCGCATGTCTTTAAAAGGAGATTGGTGTTCTTAGACCAAGATGAAGCCTGCATGTGCAAAGCAAACTGATTGGTTCCTTTGCAGCAGGTTCGAGAGCAGCTCATTCAATTTCCGTCGTCTGTATTCTgtggtttcaactttcaactttcaactttcaactttcaacttCCCTTTGTCGGTGTTGGTGTTCCCTAGATAGCAATGTCGTGACTCATGGTAAGAAAGTGTCCACTTTGCATGCATGCGTTTGGTTACTTGCTTGGCCCATCTCTGCATGCTCATAGTTCGACTCTTGCTGCATAGTggatttcatttaaaaatttgtaGTTGGTGGCCACATAGAGtctcaattattttaacttgGGGATAATTGCATGTTAAGCAATTGTATTTTgctattttactaattttttatttaatctagtcaattaattatttttaggagTTTCCATTGCAAATGTTACTGATATGATACAAAGATAAATACCATATgaagtatttatattttatatatcattttattcgAGTATAAAtaccaataataaaatttagttaTTTCTTTATCCAATGGAATGTTTTATAAGTAATTGAATTAAAGATTAGTAAccatctcatatatatatatatatatatatatatatatatatatatatatatatatatatatatatatatatttctttcattgACATACGTACCAAGAGTTAATATAcctattttattcaattaattaaaatcttatCATCAAATGAAAGACTACATAAGTTTATCATAGCTATATTCAGATTGTTGTattctttatattaaaaaaatcatctcaatctaaaaatttaaataattagataagattttaatatataatttatattattctttaatacatCACCTCAattttgagtttgaaacttTGACATGCTAATACTAtcttatgtttaattattttttattagaatgagttcaaatctcaccacctacaatctaattaataaaattaaatacaaggtaGTGTAAGTTTATCCAAATTTTAAGGACAAAAAGCTTTTATTTAAGGTGTAtgtgttataaaataatataaatcttattttagattttacatAATTgcttaagtttttaggttgagatgattcattaatataatattaaaacccTATTGATCAACTAGtaacgagttcgaatctcattatttttattttttattctcttttctaatcaaaattaattaataatacaagGTAGATCTTGCCATTCTAGCTAATTCTTTATTGTCTCttctaatcaaaattaattaacaatataaaataatatagatttatgtaatttttaaatttaaagagtttttattttaaaaaatatattagagtttaatataaattatatattaaaattccactccttatttttcataatacaaTTTAAGTTTtcagattaaaataattattttatacaatcACGTGTAACAAAGAGCACGTATAAGGGAGCTTGACTTAGACTACAGCTGCCAATGACCAGGAAGAAGTGTATTCCCGGAGTCAAACGAATCAAGGGAAAGGTAGAAATCGGTACCTGAAGAAGTCCTGGAGAGCTCGCAGAGTACAAGTATCACTagcaacatttttttcttctctgcgAAAGAGGCAACAGATTCTGTTGTACTTAAAGTAGAGGAGACAAAGAGATCAGCAAGGCAAAAGATTGGAGAGTATGCAGATAAGACATGTCGCTGGAAAAACAAAGGTTGCTAGATGTGCCAAGCACTATGTGGGTGATCGATGGTGGGACAGCAGATGGCATTAACGAGAACAGTACACAAATAAGCAGACAAGGTTTTCTTAGCA
Coding sequences within:
- the LOC7475772 gene encoding GDSL esterase/lipase At1g71691, which codes for MATFKLPCMLVIFLVFGAGLGQNVDPFGPGVGRRREMVPAMFIFGDSLIDNGNNNNLPSFAKANYFPYGIDFNGGPTGRFSNGYTMVDEIAEQLGLPLIPAYSEASGDQVLNGVNYASAAAGILDITGRNFVGRIPFDQQIRNFQNTLDQITNNLGADDVARQVGRSIFFVGMGSNDYLNNYLMPNYPTRNQYNGRQYADLLTQEYSRQLTSLYNLGARKFVIAGLGVMGCIPSILAQSPAGICSDSVNQLVQPFNENVKAMLSNFNANQLPGAKSIFIDVARMFREILTNSPAYGFSVINRGCCGIGRNRGQITCLPFQTPCPNREQYVFWDAFHPTEAVNVLMGRKAFNGDLSMVYPMNIEQLANLDIESN